DNA sequence from the Anaeromusa acidaminophila DSM 3853 genome:
AAATGCGAGAACGTTTTTACCGTCGCTTCCAAGAAAGAGCAGCTTAAAGTGGTTTGCGTCCACTGCGGCGAACCGGGCTATCTTTTGGATGAAATTGACGAAGAAGAAACAGATCTTGAAGAAGAGCCGGACCAAGACGAGTGAGGAAATCTCATCGGGGCGATGATCTGGACAAGAAAACATTGTTATGGTAAAATTAAAACCTGTTAGGGGCATTAGCTCAGTGGGAGAGCGCTTGATTCACATTCAAGAGGCCACTGGTTCGAAACCAGTATGCCCCACCATTTCTAACAAGCAAGACTCTCGAGAATTCGAGAGTCTTTTTGTATATAGACGGTGCGAACTAACGGGAGATTGATAGAAAAATTTCAACAAATTACAATTGGTTTTTAGTAAAAGGAGATACAATGAACGAGTCACATGATGAGCGTTACGGAAATTATGCGCAGGAATACTCGCAGCCACGCTTTTTTGAGAAGCTGTGCAAGCAGGCCAAGGTGATTGGCGCTTCTTTGATTTACAAGGCGCTGCAGCTTTTCTATGTCGCCCAGAAGCCGGAAGTTCCGCTGAAGGTGAAAGCGACCATTTATGGAGCGTTGGGATATTTTATTCTGCCTTTTGACGTGATTCCGGATATGATCGTCGGCGTGGGGTATGGGGACGATGCAACGGCCTTGTTGGTAGCGCTGGGGATTGCGCATATGTATATTGACGAAGACGTCCGCGAGCAGGCGAAACAGAAATTGGCAGGTATTCTCGGGGAAGAAGCGTTGCACGGGTTGGATGTATAAACGATAGGTGTATAGAAACAATAACAAAGAACATAAAAAGACGGCGCTGGCCAATGGCAGCGCCGTCTTTTTATGTTTTCAGTAACTGTATCGCCGTAGCGGGCGGTTCTGGACGTCCGAAATAGTAGCCTTGAATATAGTCGCAATGCGTTTGCGCCAAAAAAGAAACTTGGTCGGATTTTTCCACGCCTTCGGCAACTACGACCATTTTCATAGTATGGGCCATATCGATGATGTTTTTAATAATTGAATTCTGCGTAGTATCGTTGAACATCCGGTCGATAAAGGATTTATCAATTTTTAGCGTATTTACAGGCAAGCGGTGCAGATAGGTCAGGGAAGAATATCCGGTTCCAAAGTCATCAAGGGCAAGGCGTACGCCCATTTCACTCAATTTAGCTAAATTGCGCACTACATTGTCTAGAGAGGACATGAGGGCGGTTTCGGTTATTTCCAGCTCGAGCTGTTCGGGGCGAAGGCCGATGTTGGTGATGACGCGTTGGACCATGGTAACAAAATATTCATCTGATAACTGAATGGGCGAGGTATTAACGCCGATTCGAATATGCCCTTGTCCCTGCTCGGATAAGTGTTTTGCAAAGAAGCAGGCTTCTTTTAATACCCACTCGCCAATCGAATGGATGAGGCCGGTTTGTTCCGCTAAGGGAATAAAAACATCTGGAGAGATTTTGCCATATTGCTCACTATCCCAGCGCAACAAGGCTTCAAAGCCAATGACAGTATGATCAAGGACTCGAACCAGCGGCTGATACACTACCGTCAGTTCGCCTTGGTTCAGCGCGGAGCGCAGGGCTACTTTTAAGACCATCTGCTCATAGGCTTCGGTCTGCATGGAAGGTTCATAGAAACGCCAGCAATTTTTCCCTGTCTTTTTCACCGCGTACATGGCGTTGTCGGCATTCTTGAGGATTTCTTCGCGAGTATCGCCGTTTTCGGGATAGAGAGCAATGCCAATGCTTGCGGAGGTCTGCAAGCGAATGGTGTCGGTATCGTATTCATAGGCTAAGGCATGGAGGAGTTTTGAAGCTTTTTTTTCGAGTTCCTGACGTGCTTTTTGGCCAGGTAAAATCACAACAAACTCATCGCCGCCAATACGCGCGACAAAGCCGGAGGCTTTTGTTTCCTCTACAAGAATTGATCCGGACTTAATAATCAAATCGTCGCCATATTGATGCCCTAAGGTATCATTAATTGTTTTTAAATCATCTAGGTCGATAAAGAGGACAGCCCCTGTATGCCCTTCTTTTTGCGCTTTTTCCAGTTCTTCCTTCAACTGTTCGTTTAAATGCTCTCGGTTGGGCAAGCCTGTAAGACTATCATGGAGGGATGCGTAGTGGAGTTTGTTATAGTTGCAAAGCAGCTCCTCTTCTTTGGCTAAGAGCTCTTCGTTTTGAGCGGCTAATTCTTCCTCTTGGGCTTGCAGGTTTTCGTGGGCGAGGAACAACTGGTCATAGTTTATTTTCAGTTTCTTTTTGAGACGGTCTATATACAGTTTGATTGCTATGCCGAGAACAATGAGAGACGCTGCGACGATGAGCAGGAAAAAGAGGATTTTTTCTTGGCGAGCTTTTACATAGCCGTCCGAATGAGTATAGAAAAATTTTAAATACAATTCTTCAAAAACGCCGTTGTCTTTTAATTGATCGAGTTTGTGGTTCATATATTCCACTAAATCCGGGCGGGACTTGCTAACGGCGTAGGCATGCTCGCGGGGAAAGAGATTGGTAACCTGAGGAACAACGATCCCTTTAAGATTCTTAGAAATAATCGTATAATCCATAAGCTGTTGGTTTTCAAAAATCACGTCGATTTTTCCGTCAAGCAGGTCGGGCAGAGCGTCGTCAATATCGTCATATGTTTGGTAAGGCGAGATATGCAGCGTGTTTCGCAAAAGACTTTCCGTGTAGTAGCTTTTGCCGACGCCGACGCGCAGGTCCGCCAAATCTTCTAAGGCTATTTTTCGAAAATGAGCCAGCGTATAGATGGAAACATAGGAATTAAACAAGGGTTTAGTAAAGAGGACTTCTTTTTTTCGTTCCTCTGTGACGGCAATGATGCCTCCAATGTCGATATCGCCTTTTGCCAGCCGTTTATAGACTCGATCCCAAGAGTCAGAGGAGTAGTCGACATCGTAATCGGTGGAATCCAAGACAAGGGTAATTAAGCTGGAATCAAATCCATACAGATACTCTTTGTTTTGAAAGGTGTACGGCGGGTAGTTTTTATCAACTTGATACTTTACGGAAGGCGCGCCAGCGCAAACGGATGCCATCAAGTAGAAGGCAATTAGCGCTAAGACGAATCTTCGCAAAATCATGTTGCATCACCTTTCTGTCTGACTTTTGCAAAGCTGTACCGTAAAGCCATGGCGAGCAGCAGGGGGCGGGTGAAATTCGGTATAAAAGCAAGGAAAGTTTACCCGATATCATATAGTTGGTAGTTTCGCTAAATACATAAGAATACCTTTTGATTGCAGAAGGGATTTTGTATTTATAACTGCCTTTTCGTCGTTGCCGGAGAGCTTCATGGGTGAAGGCTAGGAGTTTTGCGAGAGGCGACAGGAAGTATATTTAAAAATAATAGATAAAAATTATTTGTTGACAATGGACAGCTAGTTCCGTAAGCTATAGATAGTATAGGATGTTTTGAGAGAAGGGCTGCTTATTTATGGATACGAAATTGGTGCTTGTTATTTCAGCCCTTATGCTGCTGGCGGTAGTTGCTTTGGGTTGTAAAACGCAGGCTTCTGCTCCTGAGGGGTATCACAAAATAACAGCGGCGGAGGCAAAGCAGAAAATGGCTGCGAATCCGCAGGCGGTTGTGTTGGATGTAAGGACTGCGGAAGAATACCGTGAAAAGCACATTCCCAAGGCGGTATTGCTGCCATTGGCGGAAGTGAAGGAGAAGGCGTCTGTCGTGCTGCCTGATAAAAACGCGGAAATTCTCGTGTACTGCCGCAGCGGCAATCGCAGCCGTCAGGCAGGAGTACTGCTGGCCGAGATGGGATATGCCTCGGTGTACGATTTTGGAGGCATTCAAGACTGGCCTTATGAAGTGGTTCAGTAGAAGGAGGTGCGACTATGCTTGCGATTACGCCCGAAGCGGCTGCCTATGTTAAAGAAAAGAAAAAACCGATTCATTTAGAACTGCCACCGGAAATCGGCTGTTGCATTCATCTGCGGGAAAAGCCCAGCGTTCGCTTGGGCGTGCCCCATGATCCGCAAAATTATGAGAAGCTTATGCTGCAAGGAATTGAGGCGTTTGTACCCAAAGAGCTGGTGTCGCTTCCTTTAACGATTGCGGTCAATCAATTCTTGGGCTTTCGCAATCTGGAAATCACCGGCTGGAAGCTTGTATGATTGCAGAAAAGAGAAGCTGCGGTTTGGATTAGCGGGACAGTAAGGCTAGCGGCTAATGCAAAAGGACCTGTACTGAAACAACGGTTGTTTCAAGGCAGGTTCTTTTGCATTAACGAGTATTGGCACAGGGTCTGCTACATAAGGTGGAGGTTAAAAGGCTGTTAGGAGTAGCGGCATTACTTGAAGGAGGCAACAAGGATGACAAAGGTGTTGGCAGGACGCATTCTTTTGGCGATCTGCATCGGTATAAGCGGGCTGGATTATTTCGGGCAAACGGGAGCTAGCCCGGTGCTGGGAACTTGGTTTAGCAAAGCCGGCAAAGAAGCTGGAAATTTGGCTATGTACGGAGGGATTGCCGCGGGCTGCTTGTATGTGAGCCGGGAGCTTTTTTCTTGGCTTAAGAAGCGCAAGGAACCGGGAGCGTCTATCGGGGCCGGGTATTTGCAAAAAATATGGGAGCAGTTGCGCGCGTGGCATGTGTTTTTGGGGTATGCCGCCGTGTCGTTGGCTTTTTTACATGGCTATGTAATGCTGATGTATCGCTCGTACAGAATAAACGCTGTTTATAGCGGCGAAGTGGCCGCGGCGGCTGCGCTGCTGCTTTTTATTGGCGGCAATTGGCTCTACAAGAATCGAAGGATGCTAGTTCTGCGCAAGTGGCACAAAACATCGGCGTTGCTTGTGGCTGTGGCTCTTGTCGCGCATAAAATGCTTAAATGAATGAGTGATTCCTAATATTGACAGACGAATTTTAAAGGAATATGCTAAGTCTATACCAGAAGAAAGGGAGAATGACTTATCGTACAAACGCAATCTGTAGTTCGTGCATAGCAAAGGCTATTGCATGAGACTGCAAACTTTGTAATAGCCTTTGCCCAATCCTAAAGAATTTAGGAGGAAGCAACATGGGCTACAAGGCGGCTGCGCAGGTATTGCCGGAGGATTTGCTGCTGGCTGTGCAAGAATATATTGACGGCGAGTATCTTTATATTCCGCGTAAAGAAGGATCGCGGCGAAGCTGGGGGGATACAACGCAAACCCGTCAGCAGACAGCGGCGCGAAACTGGGAAATACGACGGAAACGTCAAGAGGGCTTGTCCCCTCGTCAACTTGCGGAAGCATACTATTTATCACCGAAGACGGTGTATAAAATCTTGGCTTCAAGGGAAGCGGAATAAGCAAAGAGTCGTAAGGAAACGCTTCCTTGCGACTCTCCTTTTTTGTTCTGAAACAAGAGGGAGAACTAATGCGTCCTAAAGATGTGCTATACTGCGCCTAAAAGGGGGGCGCACGATGAACATTTTTTCAATGGAGCAATTGGGCTTGACCGAGATGCAGCGCAAAGCCGCAGACAACATGACGCAGCTTGGCCGCGTAGCGGCGCAATATCGAGACGGCTATACGGTGATAACCGCGACAGGAGAGCGGTCTGCGGTTGTTGCCGGGCGGCTGCGGCATGCAGCTGTGCGTCCGGCTGATTTCCCGGCGGTGGGCGATTTTGTGGCGCTGGAATATGATGCCGAGGGAGCGGCTTTGCTATGGCGCGTGTTACCCCGCCATAGCCTACTGGTTCGCCAAGCGGCGGGAACGGCGGGACAGGAGCAGCTCATTGCGGCTAATGTCGATACGGTGTTTATCTGCATGGCCTTGAACAGCGATTACAATCTTCGGCGGTTGGAGCGGTACTTGAGCTTGGTTTGGAGCAGCGGCGCTACGCCGGTAGTGGTTCTTACCAAAGCCGACGTCTGCGAGGATGTGGAGGGGAAGACGGCGGAGGCTTATGGCTGCGCTTGCGGCGCGAAGGTGCTATGTGTTTCTGCGCTGGAGGGAGACGGCGTCGAAGCCGTGCATGCATATCTGGGGGCGGGAAAGACCGCGGCATTTATCGGTTCATCCGGCGTGGGGAAATCTACCTTGATTAACCGCCTGCTGAAAAAAGAGGTATTGGCCACGGCAGGGCTTCGCAAAGACGAAAAAGGAAGGCATACGACTACGCGCCGTGAAATGCTTTTACTTCCAGGGGGCGGCATTGTGATCGACACGCCGGGCATGCGGGAAATGGCGCTGGAGAGCGGGGACTTGTCTGCAGCTTTTGCGGATATTGAAGTATTGGCGCAGTCGTGCCGTTTTGCAGACTGCAGGCATGATAAAGAGCCGGGCTGTGCGGTAAGGCGGGCGGCGGCAGAGGGGCTGCTGCCGGAGGAACGCTTGAAATCCTGGCGGAAATTGCGCCAGGAGCTTCTCTATGCGGAACTGGATTCTCGCCGCCTGGAAGAGGCGAAAATGGCCGTAATGTTTGCCGACGTTGGGGGCCGAAAAAATGCGCGCCGCCTCATGCAAGAGGCCAGTAAAAAACGTAGGTTTTAAGAGCGGATGGGCGATTGAAAATAATGAAAGAAGAGAGAATATGATTACGCAGGAGTTAACCATTGAGAACATACCGGCCTTATTGTGGGGTGAAAAAAGCGATAAGCTTATTGTTGCGGTGCATGGAAATCAGTCGCATAAGCAAGATGCGCCGCTTGCCTTGTTGGCGCAAGAGGCAGTGCCGCTGGGGTATCAAGTGCTGAGCTTTGATTTGCCGCAGCATGGAGACCGGCAGACGGAAGAAACCTTGTGCAAAGTCCAGCAGTGCGTGTATGAGCTGGGCCAAGTTATGGAGTTTGCAACGCAACAAGCCAAGGAGATTAGCTTATTTGCTTGCAGTATGGGGGCGTATTTCAGTCTGCTGGCGTATGAAGCCGTTCCGCTGCGGCAGAGCTTGTTTTTGTCGCCGGTGGTCGATATGAAGCGGCTTATCGATTCCATGATGTTATGGTTTGACGTCAGCAAGGAGCGCTTGCAACAGGAAAAGGAGATTTCCACGCCCATAGGGCAGACGCTATATTGGGATTACTATTGCTATGTTCAAGAACATCCCATTTTGAAATGGCCCAGTCCGACGGCGATTCTTTATGGCGCAAAGGATACTCTTTGCGAACGAGACGAGGTGGCTTCTTTTGCAAAACGTTTTGGGTGCGACCTAACCGTTATGGCGGAAGGAGAGCATTATTTCCATACGCCGGAGCAGCTTGATTGCTATAGAGAATGGCTAAAACAGCGGCTAAAATAGAAACGCATTATAGTGAAAGCCGGTCTTCTTTTGGGGAAGGTCGGTTTTTTCGATAAGCAAGCTATGCTTTGAAGGCAGTAAAAAGAGAGCTGTCTTGAGATGTGGTTTCTGCAAAACAGAGACGAAAAAATTGGCAACTGCACCGATTGGTTTGCAGCTGCCAGTTTTTTGTTAGTTGCCAGATAATCAATGGTTCTGTTCATTGGACTTTAAAGCTTGAACTTGCGGATAGCAGCCTGCAGCTTTTCTGCCAGCTTTGCCAAGATTTCGCTGGCGGATGCAATTTCTTCCATGGAAGCCGATTGTTCTTCAACTGCGGCGGAAACGGTCTGGGTTTCATCATCAAATTGCCTGCTGATGTGGTCAATATTGTCAATGGAAGCTACGATTTCGTTGCTGCCGCTTTCTATTTGTTGAATGGCTGCCGAAATTTCTTGAACTTGCGCGGAGACTTCCGTTATGCGTAAAACGATTTCTTTAAACGTTTGCCCTGCGGTATCGACAACCTCTGCGCCTACTTTAACTTCTCGAGTTCCGTCATTCATGGCGCTGACGGCGTTGCTTGTTTCACTTTGGATTTCTGAAATCATGCTGGCGATTTGCTGGGCCGCTTCCTGGGACTGTTCCGCCAGCTTGCGAACTTCATCGGCGACAACGGCAAAGCCCCGTCCTTGTTCTCCGGCGCGAGCGGCTTCGACGGCGGCGTTTAAGGCGAGCAGATTGGTTTGATTCGCAATCAGCGAGATCGTGTCAACAATCTGTCCGATTTCTTTTGATTTCTCGCCGAGCTGTAAAACAACCTGTGCCGAAGCGGCAACTGATTGTTCAATGCTGTTCATTTGGTTGATGGCGATTCCGATAGCCTTTTCGCCGTCTGTAGCAGCGCTGGTGGTCTTGTCGGTGATTCCGGCGATGGCGGCCGCTTGGCAAGCAGCTTGCGTAATGCCGCCGGTCATTTTTTGCACTACCTGCGAAGCTGCTTCCACCAAAAGAACCTGCTGCGAAGCGCCGCTGGCTACCTCGCTGATTTCAGTAGCTACCTGTGTATTGGCCTGGGCGGACTGTTCTGCGCTTGCCGTCAACTCTTCGGAGGCAGCGGCTACCTCTTCGGCGGTTTGCGCAATTTGTTTAACCATCGTATCTAGATTTACAATCATGGCGCGCATCGCGTCAGCCAAAACGCCGACTTCGTCTTTGCTTTTGACCGCGATGGCTACGGACAGGTCGCCTGTTGATACGGCGGCGGCAGCAGCCGCCAACTGTTCAATGGGAGTAGTGATCCGGCGAGACACATAGTAGATTACCAGCGCCGCTAGAAGCGCTTCAAGAAGCACAAAAAGGGTGAGACTTTTTTGGAAATCCGTAACCATCGCATCGTAAGGAGCGGTGGGTACGCCTAAGAAAAACATGCCAATTACTTGGCCGCTGGCATCTTGAAGGGGTTCATAAATCGTTTGGTTTTCCATGCCGACAACTAGGGCTTTGCCTACGTAAAGCTTATTGTTTCTCAATACCGTATCGGCGACTGCTTCTGCAGCTACGGTGCCGGTGCCGCGCTTTCCTTCGGCGTTGCGTACGGTTGTGGCTATGCGCGTATCATTAAGGAAGAGGGTAACATTTGTGCCAGTCATGGCTTTTATTTCGTCGATAAGCGTAAGGTCATTGATTAATGTATTTCCTTTAAACAGTTTGCCGTCTTGTTTGCTCCAAGCCCCTGGAATTCGCTGATTGATATACTCTTTGGCGACATTCAGGTCAGAACGAAGCTTTTCCCTAGAGGCGGCAATGATTTTTTCCTCCATTGTGTAAACGGCATAACAACTAATTATGGATGTGCCGAGGATTGTTATGAGCGCAAAGATAGAGACCATTTTCCAGCTAAGACGTTTAAGTAAAAACATACTAAACTACTCCTTTCGTGATGCTTGCTGTTGCATTAAGAAAAGGATATGTAATTATAGATCGCCGTCCTGGAGCTGGAAAATATTAGTGTATTATATTTATTATAAACGATAGAAGAGCGTTGGTGTCAAAGTAATGTTTGAATTTTGAAAAAATACATTACACATGGCTGTTTTTAATAAAAAAGAACTCGGCGTCTGCAGAGCAGGGCCGAGTCCTTTTGTTAAACCTGTTAGGCGAGCTGAAATTTGCCGACTTCTTGACGCAGCTCTTCGGCCATGCTGGCTAAAGCTTGGCTGGAAGCAGCGATTTCTTCGGTGGAAGCAGCCTGTTCTTCCGTAGAGGCGGAGACCGTTTGCGTTTGGCTGACGGCCTGCTTGCTCAGGTGATCAATGTCTTTCATGGCGGAAACCATCTGTTCGCTGCCGCCTGCCATTTGCTGCATAGCGGCGGAGGCTTCCTGCATCTGCATATTAACGGTTTCAACTAGGGAGCCGATTTTATGGAACGCTTCACCGGCGGACTGAACAGCAGTTGAACCCTGTTGGACTAGCTGCGGACCTTCATTCATGACGGTTACGGCTTTTTCCGTATCGCCTTGGATTTCACCGATCAGCATGGCGATTTCTTTAGCGGCTCCTTGAGATTGTTCCGCCAGCTTGCGTACTTCTTCGGCTACGACTGCAAAACCCCGGCCTTGCTCACCGGCTCGGGCGGCTTCAATGGCTGCGTTTAGGGCCAGCAAATTTGTTTGGCTGGCAATACCGGAAATGGTGTCCACGATTTGGCCGATTTCCTGAGAGCGTTCGCCAAGCTGCGCGACAACGGCGGCAGACTGGACTACATTTTCCTCAATTTGCTGCATTTGCGCAATGGCGGCGTCGACCTCACGGCTGCCGACCTGGGCCGCTTGCGCGGCTTCATTGGCTCGGGCGCTGACTTGGTTCGCGTTAGCGGCGGCTTGTTGGATGTTGGCGGACATTTGCGTCATTGTTGCGGCTGTGGTATCTACGGCCTGCAACTGCTGCTCCGAGCCTTGTGCTACTGAACCAATAGCCGCAGCGACATCGCTGCCTGCCTGGGCGGCTTGATCGGCGCTGGCGGTCAATTGCTGGGAAGAGGCGGCCACTTGTTCCGCCGAGGAGCTAACTTGGCGAATCAAATGACGCATGCTTTCCTTCATTTCCTGGAAGGCGGTTGCTAATTGACCCATTTCATCATTAGAACGGACTTGGATCGGCTCAGACGTTAGTTTACCTGCAGCCATTTCTCTTGCGGCCTGCACCATTTGCTGAGCGGCGCGGGAGAGGCCGCGGCTCAAAACTAAGCTGATGGCAATGGAGCCGATAATCAGCAAGGCGTTAACGAAGAGCAGTAGTTGCTGGTTAGTTTGGCCTTTTGCGGCAATTTTATCTTGCTCCATTTTTACGAAAGCTTTAATCATTACAACTAATTCATCAGAATTAGTCTTGGCGGTAGTATAGGGCTGAGCGCCTTGCTGGATGACCTGCTGCAAGGTTGTTTGGTCCTGCGCATCCCGGGCTTGCATGGCGCGTAGCGAGAACGCTTCATAGGCGGCTTTAGCCGGCTTGATTTCACCAATTAATTTTTTGGCTTTTTCCGTTACGAAAATTTGCTCCATGCGCGCCAGTTTAGCATCAGACTCTTTCCGGAGTGCTTCAAATTTACTTTTATCCGCAGCGTCGCCGGTGAGGTTGTATTTGCGCACCGTAGCGGCTTCTTCAATAATATGGGCGGATAGTTCTTCCACTAAGGCTAGTTTCTCCAAATTGATTGTTGTGACATCATGGTACTCGCGGTTCATTTCACCAATTTTGTAGTACGTATACCCGCTCATGAGTAAGGTGGCGATAATTACGGCTGAAAATCCTGCTAAAATCTTTTTTCCAATGGTCAAATTCACTTGGTGTTTCTCTCCTTTTTTTGTTACTGTTGTGTTGGGTAGGAGGCGTCACCATGCATAGTGCTGGAGAAAAAAGAAAAAGACAGGAAAGCCTGTCCGAATAGCAAGTAGCAACTAGCTAGTTGGCGGCGCGGCGATCATAGGCGGTTAGCCCTTAGACCCGTAGCTTTGCGTCCCTATTTTTCAATAGGTTTGCCCTACATTATGATATTGTGATATTTATTAAACAATAGAATGGAATGTTTGTCAATTTTTTTGTGTTCTGTTTCATACATTTGTCACAATAACCGTTTATAATGAGAATAGGCAAAATAAAAATGACGCATAAAGCAGACAATGCGTGCGTGTTGCGGGCAGGAGGAGCTTTGGGATGTTGACGATGCTTTTGATTTTATTGGGTCTCTATGTAGTGTATCGGTTATTTCGCTCGCGTTCGGGGTATAATCAGAATCCTTATATGGGAGGCAATGGCGGTTTTGGCATGGGGGGCATGCTGGGCGGTATGGTGCTCGGGTATTTGTTGTCGCAGTATCTGATTGACCAGCACCAGTATGATATGTGGCGCAATATGGATGATGATGAATTGCGCGAGACCCTTACGTCGAACGGCATTTTAAATGGAGATGAATTTAACGATTTGCTGGGACAGGCGGAGGCGGGAAATCTGCCGGACGTTGCCAATCAAAGTACCTGGGATGAGGGCAGCCAGCAGGATATAGCTTCCAATAGCTTTGACGACTACCAAGATAATGATTTTGGCGGGGATGATTGGGGGTAACATGAAACAATTTAAAACAATGCTGTTGGTGGCGATGTTGATCTTTAGTATGAGTCTTTCTGTTTGTTCTGCAGGCAACCGCTTCGCGGAGCAAGTGAAGGCCGCCGCTGATCCAATAACGGAGAACATTTTACAGGCTGTTAATGAAGATGATTATAAGGGCTTTTCGAAAGACTTTGATGAAAAAATGAAAACAGAGTTGAACGAAAATGAATATCGTAAAGTGATTGCGGCGACGAAAGCGAACTTTGGCAGTTATCTTTCTAAAGAGTTTGTTGCGGCTGAGCTAAACGATACGTATACCATTGTTACCTATAAAAGCAAATTTTCCAAGGAAGCAGCGGAAATCATCATTCGTAATGTGTTGGTCGAACGTGATGGCGGCTATGTTGTAGCAGGATTTTGGATGGATTCTCCGCAGCCGAAAAGCAAATAAAGCAAAACACCTGGCTCTTGGCCAGGTGTTTTTTATCTTTACATGTCCTTGTTGTTATTTGTTTTTTTACCACTAGTGCGCTTCCGCCAAACAAGCAAGGCGATTATAAGTAGCAGAAGGACGCCGAGGCTGACTTGATGTCCGTAGGTAGTAAGAAGATACCAATTTTCGCCGAGGGCGACGCCCAAA
Encoded proteins:
- a CDS encoding DUF3887 domain-containing protein, encoding MKQFKTMLLVAMLIFSMSLSVCSAGNRFAEQVKAAADPITENILQAVNEDDYKGFSKDFDEKMKTELNENEYRKVIAATKANFGSYLSKEFVAAELNDTYTIVTYKSKFSKEAAEIIIRNVLVERDGGYVVAGFWMDSPQPKSK